The DNA region GAATCAGGCTCCACAGGTGGTATAATAGGATGGGTGTGTATATCTGGGGCTAACATAGATGTAATGTAGCAGATAAGAGGATGAGGGTATGTATGGGTGCTTTCAAGGTCAAACCAGAGGGCATCATTTTCTGGGAGCACTTTCCCAGTGCCATGTTCCAGTTGGTACTTTTAATGGTGACCGACAAATTAAAGAAGCACAAGGCTGCAGCTGTCCACAGTTCTTTGTAGTTTGTGCAGTTTGTCAGgttacaaaataaaatcaaatagcATCACTGAAGGTTTACTGTGTGATCGTACAGTGAACAGGGTCATCCCCACAGGTGTTTCTTATTTTGGTTAATTAGACCACTTCCCCTTTCCTGTAGTATTTGCCAAGGCTGGACAACTTCCACCTTAGATGAAACGTCCACACACTGACTCCAAACcacaaatttatttaaatggaCAACGTTGTccatttgaatacatttatacaGGCATTACTCATTTCATCAATTTCCAATGGCCTTGCACCTAGACCTAGTGTCCTTGTACAACTTCAAACCttcatcattattttatgcTATGTCAGATGGATGGGAATGACTGGTAAGATTCCTATGTTTAGGACTTTAGAGCGTTCACATTATCCAACAACTCAGGAAGGTTGTATAATGACTGAGTTTAATTACTTTGAATTTGGCTGACATGAGGCATCCATGTTTGTCAGGCACTTCCTATAATTACCATGTATTATTAAGCGCCAAGTCAGaaatatcagagctttcagaaaaacaCAGTCGTAATTACGACTTGGAGGTTGTTGTAAACACTGTTTATAAGTAGGAAACTTGTAATTACAGTAACTCCGATATGAAGTCTATTCAGCCACAGTAATTGAGAACACTTTTGTGGGTGTACATTCTGGGttcactgttcattttaattatgttacaatgattctgctctgctctgccagAAAAGCATGTTTGCAAATTTGAACTCAGACACTTAAACTCACTTTTATTTGTCCTGGAAGATGGAAGATTTTTTGGTCAAGCAGCACCACTGGAGCAGGGTGGTAGTTATGTGTTTTGCTGAAAAGCACCTCAGTGATGATAATAAAGCATTACCTACTTCCCCACTGAGATTTATAAACAGTAAATGTTTCTGGCCCACTGAGGGGTGGAAACAGAAAAGCCAACAGCCTTTCAAACaaagaaactttttttcacagcagacattttgactcatcaaagtaggaaaagcacaggtgttactagtAACATTAATGATGTTCATCAATgatgttattgttattagtaACTGTcctattcaagtgtcccagtaagccatgatcatgagccagcatgcacaataccaggaccctgaaaccaaATGGATTTCAGCCATTGTTAATATTCTCATACACCGGTGCTTTTTCTACTGTGACACGTCAAAATTGTGTGTCACTAACCCtaagcctaaccctaaccctatgcTGTataagtataataataataataataataataataataacaataataacaataataataatgatctctgtgtataatatcagtattatatcagtattatagCAGAAACTTAAGAAAATGCACTACTTGTTATATAGAAAGAGAGTGAGGTTGCTCATGCTCCAAAACAAATCTACAAATCTATTTTCAGTGTAGCGCATTATTTTAGTGATTTGGCTCTAGTCCGCATGCAGAAGGATTGGATGCTCACACTAGCACAGGTGTTGCATATTGGGTGTAAATGAGCTTAATCCAATCGATGAGCCTCTTACTGAAGCCAGACCATTCCACTCTGGTGAAAAGGAATTGCCATTCCAGCCCGCCAAATGCTTTCTCAGCGTGAAATGGCTGGCAGCCATGGGAGAACTGTACAGAGAGGCCCACATAATGCCAGCCAAGCATGTAATATTATCAGAGGAGATCTgagaacaaataaaaacaacctgTTCTAGATAGATCTGTTCAGGCAATTGgctaaaatcttaaaatatatccTACCATCACATACGGTCAGATTTAACAGTATCTGCCTGTATTATTAGGGAATTAAATCCATCTAATATATTTAGAGTTTCATCGTTTAGAAAAGTATTGCTGTTGATTCCTTTGTATAGGCTTATTCTGGTTAACAAAGGTCTAATCTTTTATTACATATTGACACACATGATGCACACTCACAAATGAAAAtggagtgtgaatgtgtgaaaaggAAATTAATGATTAACACATACAGCAACCACAATAATCTGGAAGTGAATTCATGACTTCCTTGTGATACACCAAATTGTACTATATGTACCTGGTGAAACACAGATTCTGTTACACTCCTGTTTTCTGATACTGAATAATCATGCAGCTCTCAGTCTACTGTGATGCACTTTATAGGTTTGGTAGAGAAAAGCAGAagtattttaaagaaaacagtATATAGGTGCAAGAACTGCAGCCTCTaaaatttatgttgtttaatttatttcaatataGGCCTAATAACTTAAAACACTATAAGATCCTATTATTGGGCAAAATCTAAATACTTcagttttttaaagatttactgtTAGAAGTTAAACTGGCAAATACTTTTCCAACCCAAGAAATAAGGTAAAACCTGATAGCACTTTTTATTCTGATGCATGTGTGGctcacaaccacaaacacattcatgatAACAAAGATGACATCTTCTTTCCAGCACTTTATGGCAAACTGCAGATATACTGCGTCTCTTGCGTTCAAGACTACTTGAGGTCCTTGGACATTGTGTGGATGGAGCACAAAAGGCCTGCGTCGTGTTCACTTCCTCCGGCACCTAGAGATGAGCTGCAGTGTGCAGCTGCTGTAGTCCCTCCCACATATTGTGTGGAGAGGCTGCTCCTCTTCTCAGTATCTCcagcctcctccacctccagctcTTGTCGGCAGAACGCCCACGCCACCCACAGCCAACTCAAACTCAGCACCTCGTCTCCATGGATATGCAGGCCTGctgtcaaaaataaaaccacttaACCCTCTCTTTGCTGTGTGGTGGAGCAGCGGAGAGAGCGGCGTTCTGCCTTGTTGTAGGTACTCTCCACTGAGTCGTGATTAATCGcgaagaggaaaaaaagcacaattatTATTGagtttgatgaaaatgatcTTATTGTTGGCAAATAAGCATATTATAATGCAAATATGGAAGACTAGCACTTGaagtaaagaaaatgaatccTTATCTAGTAGTTGAAGATGGAACACATTGCAGTAGCTTGTACACTTGCAGGCAAATTAAATCATATCTTGCATGCTTTTGTTTTAAGTATTTTCAGCTTTTAGCTTTGCATTAAAAAGAATTTGTTCCAAATTACATCATAACTCAAGATCAGTTCACTCAGACCAACAATTAGATCATCTAATCAGTTGAAATGACATGATCAATAACTGCTCTTTGCGTGAACAGTTATTGATGAAAGCATAGACtggttttgtgtttcagtttgtgCAGAGAAGGAGAGGTCAGAGTTCCCCCCCACAATTGACTTCTCAAGGAAATGCATCGCCATGACAACAGCAGTGCCAGGGGAGTGGCGTCAAGCCGTCAGCACTCAGATGAACTGAGCTTCCTCACATGGGTATCCGGGAAGGAAAACTGAAAGACAACCTGTGACCCTCACTGGCTGTCTGCTGGCTACTTGGTTGGTCACCATTGTTCTCAAAGGGCAGATGCAGTTGtagaaatcacacacaaaactctgtttttcctcttagGTTTCAGTGATATAACACTGTAGATACAGTAGATCTGGATTCCCTCATGTCTCCTGAGGAGACGACCAGTACTTCCAAGAAAGAACATCTGCAAAAACTTCTGTCTGAATAGACTCAAGAAGCTTTTATTTAGGGAAGAATACATTGAGAATACATTAATTActcatctttctctgtctttgtttatcCTTCTCTTTGCAAAGAACAAACTTGGAGGCACTGCAGAAGAAACTGGAAGAGCTGGAGTTGGATGAGCAGCAGCGGAAACGCCTGGAAGCCTTTCTGACGCAGAAGCAGAAGGTGGGAGAGCTGAAGGACGATGACTTTGAGAAGATCTGTGAGCTGGGCGCAGGCAACGGAGGAGTTGTGTTCAAGGTCTCCCACCGACCCTCCGGTCTGATTATGGCAAGGAAGGTAAGCTGCTTGCTGTTTGTAGATACAGCTCTGATAAAgacactgtgaaaaaaaacaacattttttgcaCTCAACGTATTTCAGACAGGCAGTATCACTGTTTTCAGAGCGTTGAGGgaaatgtgtctcttttttCTTGCAAGTATTTTGAGTAGAACATGGGATGTGGGTTTCTGGGACATCAATCTGCCTAAATAAAATATCCAAGAGCCATTGTTGGATACCCAcacataaatgaaatgaaatcactCAATTATAAACCAAAACATACATCAATATAATTTTTCCCATATGATCATCCATTTTATAATTACATGCATAAATACTAAATAATGTTGTGCATAGCCAAGCACACATCCAAATAGGAGTTTGCATCATTTAGTCTTTATGTTCTGTGTGGCATGAAAATGGTCGTAACCTGATGTCTCCTGTGTTCCAGTTGATCCACCTGGAGATCAAACCTGCCATCAGGAACCAGATCATTAGGGAGCTGCAGGTGCTACATGAGTGTAACTCCCCCTACATTGTGGGCTTCTATGGAGCTTTCTACAGTGATGGAGAAATCAGCATCTGCATGGAGCATATGGTACAGGGCTTTAATATGTTACAGCTGCTGAGTTTTCATTAGCCTTGAAAGAAACTAATTTTGTTTGAAAGTATTGTATTTCAAAAATTACAAAGAGTCCTTCCAGCAGATGCTCTCCATATGTTTCCTCCCTGCTGGCTGTAGGATGGTGGCTCCCTGGACCAGTCGCTTAAGAAAGCAGGCAAGATCCCAGAGCAGATCCTTGGCAAAGTCAGCATTGCTGTGGGTAGCTCCAACACCTCTCCCATCTGTTTCTTACACCGGTCATCACTCTGCAGctatattgtgttgtttttagccATTCTAGaggcatggctctagggatggtaATGTTGGACTGTCTGTTGGtcggttggtccaccactttggtccagactgaaatatctctacaaTTACGGGAtgggttgccatgaaattttgtgcagacagtCATGGTCCCGacaggatgaatcctactgacttttcctctggtaCTACAAGCAGGTTAAGCAGGTTTTCACTTATCCTGTCAAATATCTTTTATCTTCTTTATGGATCCTTTATCTTCTGTATTGATAGGTGCAAattttggtacagacattcaatGAATTCTATAGACCTTGGTGATCCCCTGGCCTTTCCTGTTGTGTCTCCATGAggctgacatttgtggttttgagtgatgaatgtctcaaaaactattggatggattgccatgtaGTTTGGTAAAGACATTCATGCCCCATCAGCTCCTTTGCACCgtcatctggtcaaaatttcaatttgtccaaacTAATAACTttcccattagcctcagctATACTTGTgccaattagcaaatgttagcatgcatgCTTACAGGCTAAACAAAGATAGTAAACCTGGTAAATATTACCTGCTAAACACTGCCTGTTTGGATATAAAACTGGGTTTATAACTGAAACATAAGCACTagtacattatttattttgcagttCCAAATAATCTGTATCATTACTGTGCTGATATGTAGTATTTATCTTTCCAGGTTATTAAAGGGCTCTCCTACCTGAGGGAGAAACACAAGATCATGCACAGAGGTCAGTCACTATTTCATTTACAATGtcacaaacaaaataagatattctACCCTTTAAAAGACCTTTAAACAAATGCATGTGTCCGTAGCTATGCCGTACTTGTTAACACTGTTTGCTCTAAATTACTTGAGGCAGAGTATTGATCTTCGCTTTAAATTAATTCCCTGTCTTAGATGCATATGCTAGATCTTTGCAGTCAGTGTTGTACATATGAATGATGTAAAGCAAGGTTTAGTCAGACAAGCAGCACAAAATGCACTGAACCTTTTTGTTCTGCTGTGCTTCTAGTTCCCAGTTGAACACTTGCCTACTGTGTTCTCCTAAATACTGCATGTCGCTCTTTCAGACGTCAAGCCTTCTAATATCCTAGTGAATTCCCGCGGTGAGATCAAGCTGTGTGACTTTGGAGTGAGCGGACAGCTCATAGACTCCATGGCCAACTCCTTTGTGGGCACACGCTCCTACATGTCTGTGAGTTAAAATGGACACACTCCTCTCCCACTGCTGCACTTATTTATACATACAATTGCAGTAAGTCTCAAATTCAATACAGATGTTTCATCAGCATTATTCATCATGGT from Thunnus albacares chromosome 7, fThuAlb1.1, whole genome shotgun sequence includes:
- the map2k1 gene encoding dual specificity mitogen-activated protein kinase kinase 1; translated protein: MQKRRKPEPIQLNPIPDGNTINGTGAIETNLEALQKKLEELELDEQQRKRLEAFLTQKQKVGELKDDDFEKICELGAGNGGVVFKVSHRPSGLIMARKLIHLEIKPAIRNQIIRELQVLHECNSPYIVGFYGAFYSDGEISICMEHMDGGSLDQSLKKAGKIPEQILGKVSIAVIKGLSYLREKHKIMHRDVKPSNILVNSRGEIKLCDFGVSGQLIDSMANSFVGTRSYMSPERLQGTHYSVQSDIWSMGLSLVEMAIGRFPIPPPDAMELEQIFGFPVEGEAAASESSPKPRPPGRPGSSYGPDSRPPMAIFELLDYIVNEPPPKLPGIFSSDFQDFVNKCLIKNPAERADLKQLMVHPFIKQSEAEQVDFAGWLCSTIGLNQPVTPTHGTAM